One stretch of Carassius gibelio isolate Cgi1373 ecotype wild population from Czech Republic chromosome B1, carGib1.2-hapl.c, whole genome shotgun sequence DNA includes these proteins:
- the LOC127949481 gene encoding uncharacterized protein LOC127949481 isoform X2, translating into MKLQMMHFVTFRIHARNFIEPTIIHQWNQDQLNLIRQLQEGGNVAVAGDMRADTPGHSAKFGSYTILHMETNKILDLQLVQSNEVGGSYHMEKEGLKRCLDKLESNGLAVDYIVTDRHPQIQNYLRDRNITQFYDVWHFEKGLSKKLDKLSKMKDCKVLKKWLHSIKNHVYWSAISSESGPEKVAKWNSLQNHIQNVHVHENHLFPKCEHPDKVSRDPKKWFQPGSIALHKVEKLLYNKRVLKDIEKLSHNFQTSSLEAFHSLILRFAPKNVIFPFVGMLCRLYLAAMHYNENANREQATTTAKPVKIEPTYNHIDDLMSLLSHKVFVDPEPYAEELHAIPIPPPLSSQYEKPSKEEVIAQRVSRFSRGVAGTQHTVPLDQETVGGSG; encoded by the exons ATGAAGCTTCAGATGATGCATTTCGTAACTTTTAGGATTCATGCCAGGAATTTCATTGAGCCTACCATAATACACCAGTGGAACCAAGATCAACTGAATCTTATAAGACAGCTGCAAGAGGGAGGAAATGTTGCTGTGGCTGGAGATATGCGTGCTGACACGCCAG GACACTCAGCAAAATTTGGCAGCTACACCATTTTGCACATGGAAACCAACAAAATTCTGGATCTTCAACTAGTTCAG AGCAATGAGGTTGGTGGCAGTTATCATATGGAAAAGGAGGGATTGAAGCGTTGTCTTGATAAGCTGGAGTCTAATGGTTTAGCTGTTGACTACATCGTCACCGATCGCCATCCGCAGATTCAGAATTACCTGAGGGACCGCAATATCACTCAGTTCTATGACGTGTGGCACTTTGAGAAAG GTTTATCTAAGAAACTTGACAAACTTTCAAAGATGAAGGACTGCAAGGTGCTGAAAAAATGGTTGCACAGCATCAAAAACCATGTTTACTGGAGTGCGATTTCCTCTGAGTCTGGGCCAGAAAAGGTGGCGAAGTGGAATTCACTGCAGAACCACATACAAAATGTACATGTTCATGAGAACCACCTCTTCCCCAAGTGTGAACACCCAGACAAAGTTTCCAGGGATCCAAAAAAATGGTTCCAACCAG GATCAATAGCGCTCCATAAAGTGGAAAAGCTATTATACAACAAGAGAGTTCTCAAGGATATAGAAAAGCTCAGCCACAACTTTCAGACGTCATCACTGGAGGCTTTCCACAGTCTGATTTTGCGTTTTGCCCCAAAGAACGTGATTTTCCCTTTCGTAGGAATGTTGTGCAG GCTGTATCTTGCAGCGATGCACTATAATGAAAATGCTAACCGTGAGCaggcaacaacaacagcaaagccAGTGAAAATAGAACCAACATACA ACCATATCGATGACCTTATGAGCCTTCTGTCACATAAAGTCTTTGTGGACCCCGAGCCATATGCGGAAGAGCTGCATGCAATCCCCATTCCACCTCCTCTGTCATCACAGTATGAAAAACCTTCCAAAGAAGAGGTGATTGCCCAGCGTGTGTCACGATTCAGTCGAGGGGTGGCCGGAACCCAACATACTGTCCCGCTGGATCAGGAAACTGTAGGCGGATCCGGTTAA
- the LOC127949481 gene encoding uncharacterized protein LOC127949481 isoform X1: protein MPTKRCYFHPDCRSTLFSLPRDGEVRDQWLQFIFNSVPQNYYPNLALCAAHFTEESFHNLREFNAGFAQRLVLKDGAVPTLKTEAVYGQQATTSQQGASSQELSTTSTLHEVGCQSDPIETETVATEIKPKMRSVGTQLSMGHSAKFGSYTILHMETNKILDLQLVQSNEVGGSYHMEKEGLKRCLDKLESNGLAVDYIVTDRHPQIQNYLRDRNITQFYDVWHFEKGLSKKLDKLSKMKDCKVLKKWLHSIKNHVYWSAISSESGPEKVAKWNSLQNHIQNVHVHENHLFPKCEHPDKVSRDPKKWFQPGSIALHKVEKLLYNKRVLKDIEKLSHNFQTSSLEAFHSLILRFAPKNVIFPFVGMLCRLYLAAMHYNENANREQATTTAKPVKIEPTYNHIDDLMSLLSHKVFVDPEPYAEELHAIPIPPPLSSQYEKPSKEEVIAQRVSRFSRGVAGTQHTVPLDQETVGGSG from the exons ATGCCgacgaaacgctgttattttcatccggATTGCAGATCCACTTTGTTCAGCCTTCCTAGGGACGGGGAAGTTAgggatcaatggttacaatttatttttaactcgGTCCCTCAAAATTATTACCCAAATCTCGCTCTCTGTGCTGCACATTTTACGGAGGAAAGCTTCCACAATCTTCGCGAGTTCAATGCAGGATTCGCCCAACGGCttgtcctgaaagatggagcagttccaacTTTAAAAACAGAAGCTGTTTACGGGCAACAAGCT ACAACATCTCAGCAGGGTGCGAGTTCCCAAGAGCTCTCCACTACATCTACACTTCATGAAGTTGGATGTCAGTCAGACCCTATAGAGACCGAAACTGTAGCCACAGAGATAAAGCCAAAGATGCGATCAGTGGGCACACAACTTTCAATGG GACACTCAGCAAAATTTGGCAGCTACACCATTTTGCACATGGAAACCAACAAAATTCTGGATCTTCAACTAGTTCAG AGCAATGAGGTTGGTGGCAGTTATCATATGGAAAAGGAGGGATTGAAGCGTTGTCTTGATAAGCTGGAGTCTAATGGTTTAGCTGTTGACTACATCGTCACCGATCGCCATCCGCAGATTCAGAATTACCTGAGGGACCGCAATATCACTCAGTTCTATGACGTGTGGCACTTTGAGAAAG GTTTATCTAAGAAACTTGACAAACTTTCAAAGATGAAGGACTGCAAGGTGCTGAAAAAATGGTTGCACAGCATCAAAAACCATGTTTACTGGAGTGCGATTTCCTCTGAGTCTGGGCCAGAAAAGGTGGCGAAGTGGAATTCACTGCAGAACCACATACAAAATGTACATGTTCATGAGAACCACCTCTTCCCCAAGTGTGAACACCCAGACAAAGTTTCCAGGGATCCAAAAAAATGGTTCCAACCAG GATCAATAGCGCTCCATAAAGTGGAAAAGCTATTATACAACAAGAGAGTTCTCAAGGATATAGAAAAGCTCAGCCACAACTTTCAGACGTCATCACTGGAGGCTTTCCACAGTCTGATTTTGCGTTTTGCCCCAAAGAACGTGATTTTCCCTTTCGTAGGAATGTTGTGCAG GCTGTATCTTGCAGCGATGCACTATAATGAAAATGCTAACCGTGAGCaggcaacaacaacagcaaagccAGTGAAAATAGAACCAACATACA ACCATATCGATGACCTTATGAGCCTTCTGTCACATAAAGTCTTTGTGGACCCCGAGCCATATGCGGAAGAGCTGCATGCAATCCCCATTCCACCTCCTCTGTCATCACAGTATGAAAAACCTTCCAAAGAAGAGGTGATTGCCCAGCGTGTGTCACGATTCAGTCGAGGGGTGGCCGGAACCCAACATACTGTCCCGCTGGATCAGGAAACTGTAGGCGGATCCGGTTAA